GTATTCTCTCATGTAAGGATTGGGGAAAAAGTTTATTCACCAATTATTGAAAAGGGTAAAGGAGATATCTTACTTTCCCTTGAAAAGGCTGAAACTTTAAGATGGGTTCATTATCTAAAAAAGGATGAGCCTTTGATAATAATGAGTGATTTAGAAATTATACCTCCTCTTGTTTCTCTTGGGATTACAAGTTACCCGAAGGATGTAGAAAAAATGCTGAAAGATATTTCCTCTAAACTCTTTATAATACCTGCAAAAAAAATTTCAGAAGAAGTTAAAGATATAAGGGTGTTGAATATATTTTTTCTCGGATTCCTTTCAAATTTTTTACCCTTTGATATAAAAAAATGGGAGGAAATAATTAAAAGTAAAGTACCAGAAAATAAATTGGAAATAAATTTAAATACTTTTATAAAAGGTAAAGAATTCATAAAACACTTTGATTAATTTTTTAAGAAGGGGAGCTCCAAAGGAAAAGTTAAAATTTTATTTCATTGAGCAGGTTCACCTTCAACTTCTATCGTTAGAGTAACTATTGTAACAAAGCTTGTAAATAAAGAAATTAAATGATCCATTAA
This window of the candidate division WOR-3 bacterium genome carries:
- a CDS encoding indolepyruvate oxidoreductase subunit beta, encoding MDKKEFNIIICGVGGQGILLASEILALTAIESGFDVKKSEVHGMSQRGGSVFSHVRIGEKVYSPIIEKGKGDILLSLEKAETLRWVHYLKKDEPLIIMSDLEIIPPLVSLGITSYPKDVEKMLKDISSKLFIIPAKKISEEVKDIRVLNIFFLGFLSNFLPFDIKKWEEIIKSKVPENKLEINLNTFIKGKEFIKHFD